In Chiloscyllium punctatum isolate Juve2018m chromosome 10, sChiPun1.3, whole genome shotgun sequence, a single window of DNA contains:
- the klhl23 gene encoding kelch-like protein 23 isoform X1 yields the protein MAVKECEPYIYEFKDTYHSAEFLDAFKEFYWNQLFTDITLESFSGQLFHCHKVALAACSTYFKIMFTADMREKATRIIKLPNIDDSILDALVNYVYTSEVLITKQNVQSLLETADLLQFISIKKACENFLIRHLDIDNCLGMHSFSEFHTCKDLERESRRMILSRFEDVSRQDEFLDINKDKLLFILSRENLNVWKKDILLEAIIKWIAYDIKNRIECLKELLKYIKADLDESYLRTALELNGQYLLSSDIKMHSLKCHVLKPNENGNINSQTCKKSTCTMYIVGGYYWHPLSEVHIWNPLTDLWTHGSPMPDHKRESYSVAALGPNIYVTGGYSSDSLEALDTMWMYNSEMNNWTEGSPMLNARYYHCSVVMHGCVYAMGGYRGGAPAREAEFYDPLKRKWISIVNMLKGVGNATACVLRDVAYVTGGHHGYRGSSTYDKIQSYRSDLNEWMVVTITPHPEYGLSSVALNNKIYLVGGQTTITDCYDTEKNEWKQIAQMNERRMECAAVVMNGCIYVTGGYSYSKGIYLESVEKYDPEQDSWEMIGNLPSAMRSHGCVTVYNVEAQL from the exons ATGGCTGTGAAAGAATGTGAACCTTATATTTATGAATTTAAGGATACATATCATTCTGCTGAATTCCTTGATGCGTTTAAAGAATTTTATTGGAATCAATTATTCACTGACATTACCTTGGAAAGTTTCTCAGGACAGCTATTTCACTGTCACAAAGTTGCTCTAGCAGCTTGCAGCACTTATTTCAAAATAATGTTCACAGCAGATATGCGAGAAAAAGCCACTAGGATTATTAAACTTCCTAATATCGATGACAGCATTTTGGATGCACTTGTAAACTATGTATACACATCAGAGGTGTTAATAACCAAACAAAATGTCCAAAGCCTGTTAGAGACTGCTGACCTCCTACAATTTATATCTATTAAAAAGGCATGTGAAAActttctgatcagacatctagaTATTGACAATTGTCTAGGAATGCATTCTTTTAGTGAATTCCATACTTGTAAAGATTTAGAGAGAGAGTCTCGTAGGATGATCCTCTCTAGATTTGAAGATGTTTCAAGACAAGATGAATTTTTAGATATCAACAAGGATAAACTACTCTTCATTCTGTCCAGAGAGAACCTTAATGTATGGAAAAAAGACATACTTCTGGAAGCCATTATTAAGTGGATTGCATATGATATAAAAAATAGAATTGAATGTTTGAAGGAGTTATTAAAATACATTAAAGCTGATTTGGATGAATCGTACCTCAGAACAGCACTTGAGTTGAATGGGCAATACCTTCTTTCAAGCGATATTAAGATGCATTCTTTAAAATGCCATGTTCTTAAACCAAATGAAAATGGTAATATAAATTCACAAACTTGCAAAAAATCAACATGTACTATGTATATAGTTGGTGGTTATTATTGGCATCCACTTTCAGAGGTGCATATTTGGAATCCTTTGACTGATTTATGGACACATGGTTCACCAATGCCTGACCACAAACGAGAAAGTTATAGTGTTGCTGCTTTGGGACCAAACATTTATGTGACAGGTGGCTACAGTTCAGATAGCCTGGAGGCCTTGGACACAATGTGGATGTATAATTCAGAAATGAATAACTGGACAGAAGGGAGCCCAATGTTGAATGCTCGTTACTATCACTGCTCAGTGGTGATGCATGGTTGCGTCTATGCAATGGGTGGCTACAGAGGTGGTGCTCCAGCACGCGAGGCTGAGTTTTATGATCCTCTGAAAAGGAAATGGATTTCAATTGTAAATATGTTAAAAG GTGTTGGAAATGCAACAGCTTGTGTTCTCCGAGATGTTGCCTATGTAACAGGAGGTCACCATGGCTACCGAGGAAGCTCCACTTATGATAAAATTCAAAGCTACAGATCGGATCTTAATGAATGGATGGTCGTAACCATTACCCCACACCCAG AGTATGGACTAAGCTCTGTGGCTCTGAATAACAAGATCTACCTTGTTGGTGGCCAAACAACTATCACTGATTGTTACGACACAGAAAAGAATGAATGGAAACAGATAGCTCAAATGAATGAAAGACGAATGGAATGTGCTGCAGTAGTGATGAATGGATGCATTTACGTTACAGGTGGATATTCTTATTCTAAAGGAATTTACCTTGAGAGTGTTGAGAAATATGACCCTGAACAAGATTCCTGGGAAATGATAGGGAATCTGCCTAGTGCCATGCGGTCACATGGTTGTGTAACTGTATATAATGTAGAAGCACAATTGTAA
- the klhl23 gene encoding kelch-like protein 23 isoform X2, whose translation MAVKECEPYIYEFKDTYHSAEFLDAFKEFYWNQLFTDITLESFSGQLFHCHKVALAACSTYFKIMFTADMREKATRIIKLPNIDDSILDALVNYVYTSEVLITKQNVQSLLETADLLQFISIKKACENFLIRHLDIDNCLGMHSFSEFHTCKDLERESRRMILSRFEDVSRQDEFLDINKDKLLFILSRENLNVWKKDILLEAIIKWIAYDIKNRIECLKELLKYIKADLDESYLRTALELNGQYLLSSDIKMHSLKCHVLKPNENGNINSQTCKKSTCTMYIVGGYYWHPLSEVHIWNPLTDLWTHGSPMPDHKRESYSVAALGPNIYVTGGYSSDSLEALDTMWMYNSEMNNWTEGSPMLNARYYHCSVVMHGCVYAMGGYRGGAPAREAEFYDPLKRKWISIVNMLKEYGLSSVALNNKIYLVGGQTTITDCYDTEKNEWKQIAQMNERRMECAAVVMNGCIYVTGGYSYSKGIYLESVEKYDPEQDSWEMIGNLPSAMRSHGCVTVYNVEAQL comes from the exons ATGGCTGTGAAAGAATGTGAACCTTATATTTATGAATTTAAGGATACATATCATTCTGCTGAATTCCTTGATGCGTTTAAAGAATTTTATTGGAATCAATTATTCACTGACATTACCTTGGAAAGTTTCTCAGGACAGCTATTTCACTGTCACAAAGTTGCTCTAGCAGCTTGCAGCACTTATTTCAAAATAATGTTCACAGCAGATATGCGAGAAAAAGCCACTAGGATTATTAAACTTCCTAATATCGATGACAGCATTTTGGATGCACTTGTAAACTATGTATACACATCAGAGGTGTTAATAACCAAACAAAATGTCCAAAGCCTGTTAGAGACTGCTGACCTCCTACAATTTATATCTATTAAAAAGGCATGTGAAAActttctgatcagacatctagaTATTGACAATTGTCTAGGAATGCATTCTTTTAGTGAATTCCATACTTGTAAAGATTTAGAGAGAGAGTCTCGTAGGATGATCCTCTCTAGATTTGAAGATGTTTCAAGACAAGATGAATTTTTAGATATCAACAAGGATAAACTACTCTTCATTCTGTCCAGAGAGAACCTTAATGTATGGAAAAAAGACATACTTCTGGAAGCCATTATTAAGTGGATTGCATATGATATAAAAAATAGAATTGAATGTTTGAAGGAGTTATTAAAATACATTAAAGCTGATTTGGATGAATCGTACCTCAGAACAGCACTTGAGTTGAATGGGCAATACCTTCTTTCAAGCGATATTAAGATGCATTCTTTAAAATGCCATGTTCTTAAACCAAATGAAAATGGTAATATAAATTCACAAACTTGCAAAAAATCAACATGTACTATGTATATAGTTGGTGGTTATTATTGGCATCCACTTTCAGAGGTGCATATTTGGAATCCTTTGACTGATTTATGGACACATGGTTCACCAATGCCTGACCACAAACGAGAAAGTTATAGTGTTGCTGCTTTGGGACCAAACATTTATGTGACAGGTGGCTACAGTTCAGATAGCCTGGAGGCCTTGGACACAATGTGGATGTATAATTCAGAAATGAATAACTGGACAGAAGGGAGCCCAATGTTGAATGCTCGTTACTATCACTGCTCAGTGGTGATGCATGGTTGCGTCTATGCAATGGGTGGCTACAGAGGTGGTGCTCCAGCACGCGAGGCTGAGTTTTATGATCCTCTGAAAAGGAAATGGATTTCAATTGTAAATATGTTAAAAG AGTATGGACTAAGCTCTGTGGCTCTGAATAACAAGATCTACCTTGTTGGTGGCCAAACAACTATCACTGATTGTTACGACACAGAAAAGAATGAATGGAAACAGATAGCTCAAATGAATGAAAGACGAATGGAATGTGCTGCAGTAGTGATGAATGGATGCATTTACGTTACAGGTGGATATTCTTATTCTAAAGGAATTTACCTTGAGAGTGTTGAGAAATATGACCCTGAACAAGATTCCTGGGAAATGATAGGGAATCTGCCTAGTGCCATGCGGTCACATGGTTGTGTAACTGTATATAATGTAGAAGCACAATTGTAA